A single genomic interval of Phocoenobacter uteri harbors:
- a CDS encoding penicillin-binding protein 1A, whose protein sequence is MKIAKFIFTALFSLILLGAIGAGILYVNLKSELPDVASLKEVKLQLPMQIFTSDGKLIGEVGEERRIPAKLADIPQPLIDAVLATEDSRFYDHHGFDLKGIARATVALVKGGRKQGASTITQQLARNFFLTPERKLIRKLKELILATEIEQVMSKDEILELYLNKIYLGYRSYGVATAAQTYFGKELNQLTLSEMAVIAGLPKAPSTMNPIYSVKRAEQRRNTVLWRMLQENKITEAQYEQAKAEPIVSKFHKTVLDFNADYVTEMVRKEVVKLYGEETAYTKGFKVYATVLSKDQFAAQQALRENLINYDRRHGWRGATTLWKSDEEAWNEEDIIDHLSQLPNSEPFVPAAVLKTTKKEAQILLRDGETATLTLNGMKWARKYISKNSRGQTPTAVEQVIKTGQQIWVRNQSKNEKNDWELGQIPEVNSALVSLNSNNGAIEAAVGGFSYAQSNFNRVTQSMVQVGSSIKPFIYTAALNKGLSLATTLNDTPITIRKAGQEPWRPKNAPNIYEGKLRLRVGLGKSKNVMMVRTVRMIGIDYIAEYLQRFGFKREQYTATEALALGAASFTPLEMARGYAVFDNGGYLIDPFIIERIEDANGEELYKANPRIACISCNDIPVAYAEPSYFDFVQEDENEEVESLATAEEETLSDDFQIEPVAKTDDPSLIATAIETEQKVRYAPRVISGELAFLMRSALHSAAFGEAGQSWVGTSWRLAKALPRKDVGGKTGTTNNSKVTWYAGFGSNIVTTTYVAYDGNKELGKGEAGARTALPAWIDYMTVALSDKPQRNDKLPPNIIRVGIDAKYGLLGNDLSEYFIRGTEPKNRYIIEQGYQIPVANPDPTSDMPQTKELF, encoded by the coding sequence ATGAAGATCGCAAAATTTATATTTACAGCTTTATTTAGCCTGATCCTTTTGGGTGCTATTGGAGCTGGGATTTTATATGTTAATTTAAAATCTGAATTACCTGATGTAGCAAGCTTAAAAGAAGTAAAACTACAACTTCCAATGCAAATTTTTACTTCCGATGGTAAATTGATCGGAGAAGTAGGGGAAGAACGTCGCATCCCAGCCAAACTTGCCGATATTCCACAACCTTTGATCGATGCAGTTCTTGCAACGGAAGACAGCCGTTTTTATGATCATCACGGTTTTGATCTTAAAGGGATTGCTCGTGCTACGGTTGCCCTTGTTAAGGGAGGGCGTAAACAAGGGGCAAGTACTATTACTCAGCAGCTAGCTCGTAATTTTTTCTTAACCCCAGAACGTAAACTTATTCGTAAATTGAAAGAGTTAATTCTGGCAACGGAAATCGAACAAGTAATGTCAAAAGATGAGATCTTAGAACTTTATTTGAATAAAATTTATCTTGGTTACCGTTCTTATGGGGTGGCAACTGCTGCTCAAACCTATTTTGGTAAAGAGTTAAATCAGCTTACCCTTTCAGAAATGGCTGTTATTGCTGGCTTGCCAAAAGCCCCTTCAACGATGAATCCTATTTATTCGGTAAAACGTGCTGAGCAACGCCGTAATACAGTCTTATGGCGAATGCTACAAGAAAATAAAATCACCGAAGCACAATATGAACAAGCAAAAGCCGAACCGATTGTGTCAAAATTTCATAAAACAGTGTTAGATTTTAATGCTGATTATGTGACTGAAATGGTGCGTAAAGAAGTAGTTAAGCTATACGGTGAAGAAACCGCTTATACTAAAGGATTTAAAGTTTATGCGACGGTTTTATCAAAAGATCAATTTGCCGCTCAACAAGCATTGCGTGAGAATCTGATCAATTATGATCGTCGTCACGGTTGGCGTGGAGCAACAACACTTTGGAAAAGTGATGAAGAAGCGTGGAATGAAGAAGATATTATTGATCATTTAAGTCAGCTACCAAATTCTGAGCCTTTTGTCCCAGCAGCAGTATTGAAAACAACCAAAAAAGAAGCTCAAATTTTATTGCGTGATGGTGAGACAGCAACGCTAACCTTAAATGGAATGAAGTGGGCGAGAAAATATATTAGCAAAAATTCTCGTGGTCAAACTCCAACTGCGGTTGAGCAAGTCATCAAAACGGGGCAACAAATTTGGGTTCGCAATCAATCTAAAAATGAAAAAAATGATTGGGAATTAGGGCAGATTCCAGAAGTTAATTCTGCGTTAGTATCATTAAATAGTAATAATGGTGCGATTGAAGCGGCTGTGGGTGGTTTTAGTTATGCTCAAAGTAATTTCAACCGTGTGACACAATCAATGGTACAAGTTGGTTCATCAATTAAACCTTTTATTTATACCGCAGCATTAAACAAAGGATTAAGCCTTGCAACCACACTAAATGATACTCCAATTACTATTCGTAAAGCAGGACAAGAACCTTGGCGACCTAAAAATGCTCCAAATATTTACGAAGGTAAATTACGATTACGTGTTGGATTGGGCAAATCTAAAAATGTGATGATGGTGCGTACCGTACGAATGATTGGCATAGATTATATTGCCGAATACCTACAACGCTTTGGCTTTAAGCGTGAACAATATACAGCAACGGAAGCCTTAGCTCTCGGTGCAGCCTCTTTTACACCTCTGGAAATGGCTCGTGGTTACGCTGTATTTGACAATGGTGGATACTTAATTGATCCATTTATTATTGAACGCATTGAAGATGCAAATGGTGAGGAATTATATAAGGCAAATCCTCGTATTGCGTGTATTTCTTGTAATGACATTCCTGTTGCCTATGCAGAACCAAGCTATTTTGACTTTGTTCAAGAAGATGAAAACGAGGAAGTAGAATCCTTAGCAACCGCTGAAGAAGAAACTTTGAGTGATGATTTCCAAATTGAACCAGTAGCGAAAACAGACGATCCAAGTTTAATCGCAACCGCTATCGAAACAGAGCAAAAAGTACGTTATGCCCCTCGTGTAATTAGTGGTGAATTAGCCTTCTTAATGCGAAGTGCATTACATTCTGCAGCCTTTGGTGAAGCAGGACAAAGCTGGGTTGGAACAAGCTGGCGACTTGCCAAAGCTCTCCCTCGTAAAGATGTGGGTGGAAAAACGGGGACTACGAATAACTCAAAAGTAACGTGGTATGCTGGTTTTGGTTCAAATATCGTCACCACAACCTATGTTGCTTATGACGGTAATAAAGAACTTGGCAAAGGCGAAGCCGGTGCGAGAACGGCCTTACCTGCGTGGATTGATTATATGACTGTCGCACTTTCTGATAAACCACAACGTAATGACAAATTACCACCGAATATCATAAGAGTGGGAATTGATGCGAAATATGGATTACTTGGAAATGATTTAAGCGAATATTTTATTAGAGGGACAGAACCTAAAAATAGATATATTATTGAACAAGGTTATCAAATTCCAGTGGCAAATCCTGATCCAACATCAGATATGCCTCAAACCAAAGAGTTGTTCTAA
- the pilQ gene encoding type IV pilus secretin PilQ, which produces MKKIMLYIGLCFIPSLFANPFYVENSDEAVQMEEDKEQESDFQIIDDDEYLKTISLKYVQAKDIVDTFTKGSGSLLEGGYLHFDKQTNSIIIKSNQATLQKLTQLVKKLDKPIKQVAIEARIVTISSEHLQELGVRWGMFGGVEKSHQFAGKLEGNGFAADNLNVNFPVLSNAASVVVQIASINNRLLDLELTALEQENNVEIIASPSLITTNENKASIKQGTEIAYPQRNNKGNVTRVEFRDAVLGLEVTPHFGQSDQILLDLLVTQNAPNSATVSSQQWVTIDKQEIQTQVLAKNGKTIVLGGIFQQITSKEKDGVPLLGSLPVLKHLFSHTKDKIAKRELVIFVTPHIINPQ; this is translated from the coding sequence ATGAAAAAAATAATGTTGTATATAGGGCTGTGTTTTATTCCTTCGCTTTTTGCGAATCCTTTTTATGTTGAGAATAGCGATGAAGCAGTACAAATGGAAGAAGATAAAGAGCAAGAAAGTGATTTTCAAATAATAGATGACGATGAATATCTAAAAACGATTAGTTTGAAATATGTACAAGCCAAAGATATTGTGGATACTTTCACAAAAGGCAGTGGGTCACTTTTGGAAGGCGGATATTTACATTTTGATAAGCAGACTAATTCAATTATTATAAAAAGCAATCAAGCGACGTTGCAAAAATTAACTCAGTTAGTGAAGAAATTAGATAAACCAATAAAGCAGGTGGCTATTGAGGCGAGAATTGTAACGATTAGTAGTGAACATTTGCAAGAACTTGGCGTGCGTTGGGGGATGTTTGGGGGAGTAGAAAAAAGTCATCAATTTGCAGGAAAGTTGGAAGGAAATGGATTTGCTGCGGATAATCTTAATGTGAATTTTCCTGTGCTAAGTAATGCCGCTTCAGTCGTGGTTCAAATTGCGAGTATCAATAATCGTTTACTCGACCTAGAATTGACAGCCTTAGAGCAAGAAAATAATGTTGAAATTATTGCAAGTCCGAGTTTGATAACCACCAATGAAAATAAAGCAAGTATTAAGCAAGGGACGGAAATAGCCTATCCTCAGCGGAATAATAAAGGTAATGTAACTCGAGTGGAATTTAGAGATGCGGTATTAGGGTTGGAGGTTACGCCACATTTCGGGCAAAGCGATCAAATTTTATTAGATTTATTAGTGACTCAAAATGCACCAAATTCAGCAACAGTCAGTTCACAGCAGTGGGTTACTATTGATAAGCAAGAAATTCAAACGCAGGTTTTGGCGAAAAATGGCAAGACCATTGTGCTTGGCGGTATTTTTCAACAAATAACCTCAAAAGAGAAAGATGGTGTACCGCTTTTGGGAAGTTTGCCTGTTTTAAAGCATTTATTTAGTCATACCAAAGATAAAATCGCAAAACGAGAATTAGTTATTTTTGTCACACCGCATATAATTAACCCACAATAG
- the nusB gene encoding transcription antitermination factor NusB produces MKVSPRRRARECAVQALYSWFVSKNSVDEVESSFMTDQDMKGVDVPYFHKLLNGTVDNIVSVDAAFQPYLDRSQDEVDPIECSILRVAAYELKFQHDVPYKVVINEAIEVAKVFGSDDSHKYVNGILDKLAPALGRK; encoded by the coding sequence ATGAAAGTTTCTCCACGCCGTCGTGCTCGTGAATGTGCCGTTCAAGCACTTTATTCTTGGTTTGTGTCTAAAAATTCAGTAGATGAAGTTGAAAGCTCATTTATGACAGATCAAGATATGAAAGGAGTTGATGTTCCTTATTTTCATAAATTATTAAATGGTACAGTAGATAATATTGTGTCTGTTGATGCAGCATTTCAGCCTTATTTAGATCGTAGCCAAGATGAAGTTGATCCTATTGAGTGTTCAATTCTACGAGTGGCTGCCTATGAATTAAAATTCCAACACGATGTGCCTTACAAAGTTGTGATCAACGAAGCGATTGAAGTAGCAAAAGTGTTTGGTTCAGACGATAGTCATAAATATGTAAATGGCATTCTAGATAAACTTGCACCTGCATTAGGGCGTAAATAA